TAGATGCGCACAAGGGCCCGAGATAAATTCGATAAACTCCAGAAAATGGGCTAGATAATATTTGCTGGGTAATACTCTCATGTGATATCCATCGACTAGTCTGAGCGGTATTTTAAAATAAATACCACTGTATATCCAGTCAGTATTTTTTGTCGATTGTGAAAATCCACTTTTGCGATTCGCGCGTATAATTTCACTCACCCACAAAAGGAGTCATAATGAGTTTAAGTTCTGCGGAGAGTTTTGAATGTCCCTATTGCATGACAATTAACGACTTAGAAATTGATGAGGCTAATGATATTGGCCAACAACAAATCGTCGACTGTCAGATATGCTGCCAACCTATAGAAGTATTGGTGATTGACAATGGATTTGGAATTGAAGTTATCGCCAAACGAGATGACGAATAAATACCGTGAGACAAAAATGACTATTGATAGATGGACTTTAACGGATAGCATTCACACCAAATAAGTGAGAATAGTGACGAATATGCGCCTCTGCGAATAATTTTGGACATGTGAAAAATTGCTGATTCCGTTAACTAAAAATTAACCGCAGATGTACTTGTAACAGAGCCTACGATAATGCTCTTGTTAGGAGTAAAAATCTGCTATAATCCCGCGAAATTTTGACCCTAATGAATAAGTGGTGTAAGTGATGACCGTGATGCGTAAGCCCGTCGAGCGAATGAAAGCCGAACGCGGGCTATTTTCCTATCCTAAATATTGGGCTGAGTGCTTTGGCCCGGCGCCATTTTTGCCGATGTCGCGCAAAGAAATGGATCAACTAGGCTGGGATAGCTGCGATATCATCATTGTGACCGGTGACGCCTATGTCGATCATCCTAGCTTTGGCATGTCTGTCATCGGCAGGGTACTTGAGTCTCAAGGCTTTAGAGTGGGAATTATTGCTCAGCCCGACTGGACCAGTAAAAAAGATTTCATGAAATTGGGTGAACCCAATCTGTTCTTCGGTGTAACCGCCGGGAACATGGACTCTATGATTAACCGCTATACCGCAGATCGTAAATTACGTCATGATGATGCCTACACGCCCAACAATGAAGGGGGTAAGCGTCCAGATCGCGCTGTGACGGTTTATACTCAACGTTGTAAAGAGGCCTATAAAAAACCAGTCATCATAGGTGGAATAGAGGCCAGCCTTAGACGCATAGCCCATTACGACTATTGGTCCGACAAAGTCCGTCGGTCTGTATTGTTTGATTCAAAAGCCGACATGTTGATGTTTGGTAATGCTGAGCGACCTTTATTGGAAATTGCTCATCGCTTTGCTGCCGGTGAAACCCTGGCTGATTTGCAAGATGTGCGCGGCACGGCTGTATTGCGAAAAGAGCCATTGCCAGGATGGCAAGGCGTGGATTCCACTCACGTGGATGTGATTGGAAAAATCGAACCTATCACTAGCCCTTACGATTACATCGAAGACAAGTGTGCAGTAGGTGACACCGAGCAGAGCCCTGTTGGTGAAGCGCAACTAGCTAAACCTATTGTAGTTCAGCCCTTTACCTCTAAGACCCAAAGACGTAAACCTTGGGAAAAGACCTACGTATTGTTACCGCCATATGATGTTGTGCGGGCAGAAAAAACCCATTATGCGCATACCTCTAGAATTCTGCATCAGGAAACCAATCCCGGTTGTGCCAGAGCGTTAGCGCAGCGACATGGTGATCGTATAGTTTGGATCAACCCTCCGGCGTTTCCCCTAGAGACTGAAGAGATGGATGCTGTGTTTGATTTACCTTATGCACGAGTTCCCCATCCAAGTTACGGCAAGGCTAAAATTCCTGCCTATGACATGATAAAAACGTCGGTCAACATCATGCGAGGATGTTTTGGTGGTTGTACTTTTTGTTCTATTACCGAACATGAAGGTCGGGTAATTCAGAGCCGTTCAGAAGATTCCATCATTCGTGAAATTGAACAAATCCGCGATAAAGTCCCAGGTTTCACTGGGGTGATTTCAGATTTAGGCGGACCCACCGCCAACATGTACAAACTGCGCTGCAAAAGTGCCAAAGCCGAGCAAACTTGTCGTCGTCTTTCATGTGTATGGCCGGATATTTGTGGTCACTTAGACACTGACCAGACTCCAACGGTGGAGTTGTATCGCAAGGCGCGTAAAGTGGAGGGGGTCAAGAAGGTATTGATTGCCTCAGGAGTGCGTTACGATTTGGCCATCGAAGATCCCAATTACGTTCGGGAACTGGTTACTCACCATGTTGGAGGGTATTTAAAAATAGCGCCTGAGCATACTGAAAAAGCGCCTTTAGATAAAATGATGAAGCCAGGCATGGGCACCTACGATCGCTTTAAAGTATTGTTCGATAAGTACACTAAAGAAGCGGGCAAAGACCAATATTTGATCCCGTATTTCATTTCGGCCCACCCAGGGACCGAAGACATGGACATGGTGAATTTGGCAATGTGGTTGAAAGAGCGCAACTTCAAGCTTGACCAAGTGCAAAACTTCTATCCTTCGCCTATGGCCAACGCTACAACTATGTACCACACCAACAAAAATCCGATACATAAGGTCAATCATAAAAGTGAAATGGTGACAGTGCCCAAAGGTGAAATACATCGTCGCTTACATCGTGCATTTTTACG
Above is a window of Aliiglaciecola sp. LCG003 DNA encoding:
- a CDS encoding CPXCG motif-containing cysteine-rich protein, with the protein product MSLSSAESFECPYCMTINDLEIDEANDIGQQQIVDCQICCQPIEVLVIDNGFGIEVIAKRDDE
- a CDS encoding YgiQ family radical SAM protein, which translates into the protein MTVMRKPVERMKAERGLFSYPKYWAECFGPAPFLPMSRKEMDQLGWDSCDIIIVTGDAYVDHPSFGMSVIGRVLESQGFRVGIIAQPDWTSKKDFMKLGEPNLFFGVTAGNMDSMINRYTADRKLRHDDAYTPNNEGGKRPDRAVTVYTQRCKEAYKKPVIIGGIEASLRRIAHYDYWSDKVRRSVLFDSKADMLMFGNAERPLLEIAHRFAAGETLADLQDVRGTAVLRKEPLPGWQGVDSTHVDVIGKIEPITSPYDYIEDKCAVGDTEQSPVGEAQLAKPIVVQPFTSKTQRRKPWEKTYVLLPPYDVVRAEKTHYAHTSRILHQETNPGCARALAQRHGDRIVWINPPAFPLETEEMDAVFDLPYARVPHPSYGKAKIPAYDMIKTSVNIMRGCFGGCTFCSITEHEGRVIQSRSEDSIIREIEQIRDKVPGFTGVISDLGGPTANMYKLRCKSAKAEQTCRRLSCVWPDICGHLDTDQTPTVELYRKARKVEGVKKVLIASGVRYDLAIEDPNYVRELVTHHVGGYLKIAPEHTEKAPLDKMMKPGMGTYDRFKVLFDKYTKEAGKDQYLIPYFISAHPGTEDMDMVNLAMWLKERNFKLDQVQNFYPSPMANATTMYHTNKNPIHKVNHKSEMVTVPKGEIHRRLHRAFLRYHDPANWPVIRQALKDMGKAYLIGSGAKHLVPAESRAELSGKDHKEYARRSRNKAIAKGKGESSTKQKAQQGLTRFSDNQPHNKVAADALKKSRKKRDK